The Gemmatimonadaceae bacterium genome contains a region encoding:
- a CDS encoding UvrD-helicase domain-containing protein — protein MMEAPTTTTLQDDCLLDGLNPAQREAVLHRDGPLLVLAGAGSGKTRVLTMRIARLVEVHGVDPSAILAVTFTNKAAGEMRERIERLLGRPTRGMWIGTFHAIGARMLRAGAHLVERTPAYTIYDQDDSLAVVKRLMERHGVSPKQYAPRAVQGAISDAKNALVSPPEYESLAMNPFSRTVAPIYRDLGEALRVANAVDFDDLLVLPVRLLRENPKQLAAYRNRFRYVLVDEYQDTNRAQYEFVRLLAGDIANVCVVGDDDQSIYGWRGADIRNILDFKKDFPSASIVRLEENYRSAPPILDVANAVISVNTGRMGKTLRATRSGGEPVTSVRALDERDEADWIIEELTSLRGMKHLDLRDFAVLYRTNAQSRALEDAMNRHAVRYRLVGSVRFYDRREIKDLMSYLKLIANPADDEAFRRAVSVPKRGLGETTLEMLADVARRERISLFATASRSDLLAGMRPAARGALAQFIELIERFRAQAEEAAVDELLRDLVDAIRYGDYLKAEGPESSDRLDNVKELITGAAELVADELGEVGLRPLDHFLQRATLVADVDSLDGDADAVTLMTLHNAKGLEFPVVFISGLEDGLFPLARAYDEPAQLEEERRLFYVGITRAERKLYLTYAEERRRNGELLASKPSSFVESIPDAMLDKRSTVKVRSTGRSAMRGPSLGWGGGRRSGRDSGRFSFDDGFDAPFPPSAAARRPGTPVTREGYFPDDENASQDAPIIAVGARVRHRKFGAGTIAELAGSGRELKAKVDFDDESVGRKTLVVAQANLEREIGS, from the coding sequence ATGATGGAAGCACCGACGACAACGACTCTGCAGGACGATTGTCTTCTCGACGGCCTCAATCCCGCGCAGCGCGAGGCCGTGCTGCATCGCGATGGTCCACTGCTCGTGCTCGCCGGCGCCGGATCCGGCAAAACGCGCGTGCTTACGATGCGCATCGCTCGGCTCGTCGAAGTGCACGGCGTCGATCCGAGCGCGATACTCGCTGTCACGTTCACGAACAAAGCCGCCGGCGAGATGCGCGAGCGCATCGAGCGCTTGCTCGGCCGGCCCACGAGGGGAATGTGGATCGGCACCTTTCACGCGATCGGTGCGCGAATGCTTCGCGCGGGCGCGCATCTCGTCGAGCGTACACCGGCGTACACGATCTACGATCAGGATGATTCGCTGGCCGTCGTGAAGCGATTGATGGAGCGTCACGGCGTGTCGCCGAAGCAATACGCGCCGCGTGCAGTGCAGGGCGCCATCTCGGACGCGAAGAACGCGCTGGTCTCGCCACCCGAGTACGAGTCGCTCGCGATGAATCCGTTCTCCCGCACGGTAGCGCCAATCTACCGCGATCTGGGCGAGGCGCTGCGCGTCGCCAATGCCGTCGACTTCGACGATCTCCTCGTCCTGCCCGTTAGGCTGCTGCGTGAGAATCCCAAGCAACTGGCAGCGTACCGCAATCGCTTCCGCTACGTGCTCGTCGACGAGTACCAGGACACGAATCGCGCGCAGTACGAGTTCGTGCGTCTCCTCGCCGGCGACATTGCCAACGTGTGCGTTGTCGGCGACGACGACCAGTCGATCTATGGCTGGCGTGGTGCCGACATCCGCAACATTCTCGACTTCAAGAAGGATTTTCCATCCGCCTCGATCGTTCGGCTCGAAGAGAACTATCGTTCGGCGCCGCCGATTCTCGATGTCGCGAACGCGGTGATCTCCGTCAACACCGGTCGCATGGGCAAGACATTGCGTGCGACCCGAAGCGGCGGCGAGCCCGTCACATCGGTGCGTGCGCTCGACGAGCGTGACGAAGCCGACTGGATCATCGAGGAGCTCACGAGCCTTCGTGGCATGAAGCATCTCGACCTCCGCGACTTCGCCGTCTTGTATCGTACCAATGCGCAAAGCCGCGCACTGGAAGACGCCATGAATCGTCACGCGGTCCGCTATCGACTCGTGGGCTCCGTGCGCTTTTACGATCGGCGGGAGATCAAGGATCTCATGAGCTACCTCAAGCTCATCGCGAACCCCGCTGACGACGAGGCCTTTCGTCGCGCGGTGTCCGTTCCGAAGCGCGGACTCGGTGAAACGACGCTCGAGATGCTCGCCGACGTGGCACGACGTGAACGCATCTCGCTCTTTGCAACGGCATCGCGCTCCGATCTGCTCGCTGGGATGCGTCCGGCCGCGCGTGGTGCGCTGGCACAGTTCATCGAGTTGATCGAGCGCTTTCGCGCGCAGGCCGAGGAGGCAGCGGTCGATGAGTTGTTGCGCGATCTCGTGGACGCCATCCGCTACGGCGACTATCTGAAGGCCGAAGGCCCCGAATCGTCAGATCGTCTCGACAACGTGAAGGAGCTCATCACGGGTGCTGCGGAGCTGGTGGCCGACGAGTTGGGCGAAGTCGGTTTGCGGCCGCTCGATCACTTTCTTCAGCGCGCGACGCTCGTCGCCGACGTCGATTCTCTGGATGGCGATGCGGACGCAGTGACGCTCATGACGCTGCATAACGCGAAAGGACTCGAGTTTCCCGTCGTCTTCATCAGTGGCCTGGAAGACGGACTCTTTCCTCTCGCGCGGGCGTATGACGAGCCTGCGCAACTCGAGGAGGAACGGCGGTTGTTCTACGTGGGCATCACTCGCGCCGAGCGGAAGCTCTACCTCACCTACGCGGAGGAACGTCGTCGCAACGGCGAGCTGCTCGCGTCCAAGCCGTCCAGCTTCGTCGAATCCATTCCCGACGCGATGCTCGACAAGCGGAGCACCGTCAAGGTGCGAAGCACCGGCCGCTCGGCGATGCGTGGGCCGTCGTTAGGTTGGGGCGGTGGTCGACGCTCCGGCCGGGATAGCGGCCGCTTCTCCTTCGACGATGGGTTCGATGCGCCATTCCCTCCTTCGGCAGCGGCGCGGCGCCCCGGCACGCCCGTTACCCGCGAAGGGTACTTTCCGGACGACGAAAACGCGTCGCAGGATGCGCCGATCATCGCCGTTGGCGCGCGTGTGCGCCACCGAAAGTTTGGCGCCGGCACCATCGCGGAGCTTGCTGGCTCGGGACGCGAGCTCAAAGCGAAGGTGGATTTCGACGACGAGTCCGTGGGTCGGAAGACGCTCGTCGTTGCGCAAGCGAATCTCGAGCGGGAGATCGGCTCGTGA
- a CDS encoding roadblock/LC7 domain-containing protein, translating to MASIRDLVAAIRQREGVEAAVVLGRDGLLIDGQAVPGIDPERVAALIPPIIGPADELGATLRRAELLTAVLEYRGGMAIVSAMSSEAILLVLLTPQANIGQLLFELRRNRDHIAALV from the coding sequence GTGGCCAGCATCCGGGATCTCGTGGCTGCAATTCGACAACGTGAAGGGGTCGAAGCGGCTGTGGTACTTGGCCGCGACGGCCTCCTCATCGACGGGCAGGCGGTGCCCGGGATTGATCCGGAACGCGTCGCGGCGCTCATTCCACCGATTATCGGACCGGCAGACGAATTGGGCGCCACGCTTCGTCGTGCGGAACTGCTCACCGCCGTCTTGGAGTACCGCGGAGGCATGGCGATTGTTTCCGCGATGTCGTCGGAGGCAATCCTTCTCGTGCTTCTCACGCCTCAAGCAAACATCGGCCAGCTGCTCTTCGAGCTCCGGCGCAATCGAGATCACATCGCTGCCCTCGTTTGA
- a CDS encoding response regulator, whose translation MADDEPHIGRIIKMKLEQGPFRVTLAYDGREALDLLRRDPDVDLVLLDLMMPHLSGLDVLAAMKADKRLHDLPSIILTAAGQEQQHHRAIELGASEFLTKPFSPKKLYARAAELVGIGGEEPGADGS comes from the coding sequence GTGGCCGACGACGAGCCACACATCGGGCGCATCATCAAGATGAAGCTCGAGCAGGGACCGTTTCGTGTGACGCTCGCATACGACGGACGTGAAGCGCTCGACCTGCTTCGTCGGGATCCCGACGTCGATCTCGTGCTGCTCGATTTGATGATGCCCCATCTGAGCGGCTTGGATGTCCTCGCCGCAATGAAGGCCGACAAGCGCCTGCATGACCTGCCATCGATCATTCTCACCGCCGCGGGTCAGGAGCAGCAGCACCATCGCGCGATCGAGCTCGGCGCGAGCGAGTTTCTCACGAAGCCGTTCAGCCCGAAGAAGCTCTACGCGCGAGCGGCGGAGCTCGTCGGTATCGGCGGCGAGGAGCCCGGCGCCGACGGCTCGTGA
- the groL gene encoding chaperonin GroEL (60 kDa chaperone family; promotes refolding of misfolded polypeptides especially under stressful conditions; forms two stacked rings of heptamers to form a barrel-shaped 14mer; ends can be capped by GroES; misfolded proteins enter the barrel where they are refolded when GroES binds), with the protein MAAKELHFNVDARAALKRGVDQLAEAVKVTLGPKGRNVVIDKKFGAPTVTQDGVTVAKEIELSDPLENMGAQMVKEVATKTSDNAGDGTTTATVLAQAIFREGLKNVTAGANPMALKRGIDRAVATVVEELKKISVPTGGKKEIAQVGSISANNDPEIGDLIAEAMEKVGKDGVITVEEAKGLDTTLETVDGMQFDRGYVSPYFVTDPEKMEAVLEDAFILIHDKKISSMKDLLPVLEKVAQQGRPLLIIAEDIEGEALATLVVNKLRGTLRVAAVKAPGFGDRRKAMLQDIAVLTNGQVISEEVGFKLENAVTSDLGRAKRLVVDKDNTTIIDGAGEDAKIQGRVAEIKNAIDKSTSDYDKEKLQERLAKLAGGVAVINVGAATEAEMKEKKARVEDALHATKAAADEGIVPGGGVALLRSQRALKSLKLDEADEQIGVEIVRRALEEPIRMIVQNAGAEGSLVVEKVRSSKDDAFGYNALTDTYENLVQAGVIDPTKVTRTALQNAASIAGLLLTTEAIVVEKKEDKPAPAAPGGGGMGGMY; encoded by the coding sequence ATGGCTGCTAAGGAACTCCATTTCAACGTCGATGCGCGCGCGGCACTCAAGCGCGGCGTCGACCAGCTCGCCGAGGCGGTGAAGGTCACCCTCGGCCCCAAGGGTCGGAACGTCGTCATCGATAAGAAGTTCGGCGCCCCGACCGTCACCCAGGACGGCGTCACCGTCGCGAAGGAGATCGAGCTCAGCGATCCGCTCGAGAACATGGGCGCGCAGATGGTGAAGGAAGTCGCGACCAAGACGAGCGACAACGCCGGCGACGGCACCACCACTGCGACTGTTCTCGCTCAGGCGATTTTCCGCGAGGGCCTGAAGAACGTCACCGCGGGGGCGAACCCGATGGCGCTCAAGCGCGGCATCGATCGCGCCGTCGCCACGGTCGTCGAGGAGCTGAAGAAGATCAGCGTCCCGACGGGCGGTAAGAAGGAAATCGCACAAGTTGGCTCGATCTCGGCGAATAACGATCCGGAGATCGGCGATCTGATTGCCGAGGCGATGGAGAAAGTCGGCAAGGACGGCGTCATCACGGTCGAGGAAGCGAAGGGTCTGGACACGACGCTCGAGACGGTCGACGGCATGCAGTTCGACCGCGGCTACGTCTCTCCGTACTTCGTCACGGATCCGGAGAAGATGGAAGCAGTCCTCGAGGACGCCTTCATTCTCATCCACGATAAGAAAATTTCGTCGATGAAGGATCTCCTCCCCGTGCTCGAGAAGGTTGCGCAGCAGGGGCGTCCGTTGCTCATCATCGCCGAGGACATCGAGGGCGAGGCGCTCGCGACGCTCGTCGTCAACAAGCTCCGTGGCACGCTCCGCGTCGCCGCGGTGAAGGCTCCGGGCTTCGGCGATCGTCGTAAGGCGATGCTGCAGGACATTGCGGTCTTGACCAACGGTCAGGTCATCAGCGAGGAAGTCGGCTTCAAGCTCGAGAACGCGGTCACGAGCGATCTCGGTCGCGCGAAGCGCCTGGTCGTCGATAAGGACAACACCACCATCATCGATGGTGCTGGCGAAGACGCGAAGATCCAGGGTCGCGTCGCTGAGATCAAGAACGCGATCGACAAGAGCACGTCGGATTACGACAAGGAGAAGCTCCAGGAGCGTCTCGCGAAGCTCGCCGGTGGCGTAGCCGTCATCAATGTCGGCGCTGCCACAGAAGCTGAAATGAAAGAGAAAAAGGCTCGTGTCGAGGATGCGCTCCACGCGACGAAGGCGGCGGCCGACGAGGGCATCGTTCCCGGCGGTGGTGTGGCTCTGCTTCGCTCACAGCGCGCGCTCAAGAGCCTCAAGCTCGATGAGGCTGACGAGCAGATCGGCGTCGAGATCGTTCGCCGTGCCCTCGAGGAGCCGATCCGCATGATCGTGCAGAACGCTGGTGCGGAAGGCTCGCTCGTGGTCGAGAAGGTTCGTAGCTCGAAGGACGATGCGTTCGGTTACAACGCGCTCACCGACACCTACGAGAATCTGGTGCAGGCGGGCGTCATCGATCCAACGAAGGTCACGCGTACGGCCCTGCAAAACGCGGCGTCGATCGCGGGACTTCTGCTCACGACGGAAGCAATCGTCGTCGAGAAGAAGGAAGACAAGCCGGCGCCGGCAGCCCCGGGCGGTGGCGGCATGGGCGGGATGTACTAG
- a CDS encoding putative sugar nucleotidyl transferase, whose product MSGLYLYDDRRAREFEPFALTRPLADMVAGTAVQRERWHTALQLPVVGVVTASHLADFDEGASAAAVRAGIPAGSVVANARFVPKLSALHLPEVGQTPNDGGTVDLWLSGGRVAAARTSRELPVEYFSEGRLTLDEVGRSGAETTTLDGWWIDNVWDFVRLLPEHLADDLAFYQKPSFGGVVAGSAFVPPPAHAIVIGKHPVFVAADRSIAGEVFMKGASIEPQVVFDASAGPIYVGAGTTVHAFTRLVGPCYIGRHSTVLGDRIASSSIGDHCKVRGEMSNTIMIGYANKGHDGFVGHSYMGRWVNLGAGTITSNLKNTYGPVTLWTPGGMRDTGMQFLGTLFGDHAKTGIGTCLTTGTVLGAAANVYGAQTPPKAVPPFAWGSAPPYSVYRLDKFLEVAERVMARRQVKLTDRGRQQLSAAHDARWMVGDSE is encoded by the coding sequence ATGAGCGGCCTCTATCTCTACGACGATCGCCGCGCGCGCGAATTCGAGCCTTTCGCGCTCACGCGTCCGCTCGCTGACATGGTGGCCGGGACGGCCGTCCAGCGCGAGCGATGGCACACGGCGCTCCAGTTGCCCGTCGTCGGCGTCGTCACCGCGAGTCATCTCGCGGATTTCGACGAAGGCGCCTCGGCGGCGGCGGTGCGCGCTGGAATCCCCGCCGGTTCGGTTGTCGCCAATGCGCGCTTCGTCCCGAAGCTGAGTGCGCTTCACCTGCCCGAGGTGGGCCAGACGCCTAACGATGGCGGCACGGTCGATCTGTGGCTGTCTGGTGGCCGCGTCGCGGCGGCGCGAACCTCGCGTGAACTACCAGTCGAATACTTCTCCGAAGGACGTCTCACGCTCGACGAGGTGGGACGGTCCGGCGCCGAGACGACGACGCTCGACGGCTGGTGGATCGACAACGTGTGGGATTTCGTTCGACTCCTCCCGGAGCATCTGGCTGACGATCTCGCGTTCTACCAGAAGCCGTCGTTTGGCGGCGTCGTCGCCGGATCGGCCTTCGTTCCGCCACCGGCACACGCGATCGTGATCGGCAAGCATCCGGTGTTCGTCGCCGCGGACCGTTCAATAGCCGGAGAGGTGTTCATGAAGGGCGCGTCGATCGAGCCGCAGGTAGTGTTCGATGCGTCGGCTGGTCCGATCTATGTCGGCGCGGGCACTACTGTCCATGCTTTCACGCGGCTCGTCGGTCCGTGCTATATCGGCCGGCACTCGACCGTGCTTGGTGACCGCATCGCGAGCTCGTCGATCGGCGATCACTGCAAGGTGCGCGGCGAGATGAGCAACACGATCATGATCGGCTATGCGAACAAGGGGCACGATGGCTTTGTCGGTCACTCTTATATGGGCCGGTGGGTGAACCTTGGCGCAGGCACGATCACGAGCAATCTCAAGAACACATATGGGCCGGTGACGTTGTGGACGCCAGGCGGAATGCGCGACACCGGGATGCAGTTCCTCGGGACATTGTTCGGGGATCATGCGAAGACCGGCATCGGCACGTGCTTGACGACAGGCACCGTTCTCGGCGCGGCCGCGAACGTGTACGGTGCACAGACACCACCGAAAGCGGTGCCTCCATTTGCGTGGGGGAGTGCGCCACCGTATTCCGTCTATCGACTGGATAAATTCCTCGAGGTGGCCGAGCGCGTGATGGCGCGACGGCAGGTGAAGCTCACCGACCGCGGGCGACAGCAGCTCTCCGCCGCTCACGATGCTCGTTGGATGGTTGGAGACAGCGAGTGA
- a CDS encoding ATP-binding protein yields the protein MRRGSPELIFAALIALLLGSILWYTHHVVGDLRLEAARSSRIYARIYHALGDTTEGAGTQALLGLSRSIVEQGVPVIVTDTAGNPTAAANLPFEATDVTRDARVRAYVRRLDGENAPIVDPMVGQIHFGNTPLVEGLRIIPVLQVATAAILLILGFYVIRVRGNVARERIWAGMARESAHQLGTPLSSLAGWIELLEERVEEPSTAAAAGHMRADLERLDRVAHRFERIGRDPKCEAVDVAVLVDRVASYFRARVPTLANTITIDVTHDGANAAISGDPVLLEWALEVLTKNAIDALAGRGGRIRMSTARQSDGSVRIRVADDGPGIPASLRAAVFEPGFSTKQSGWGIGLSLARRIVEENHRGKLVLAAADAGATFDVILR from the coding sequence ATGCGCCGCGGCAGCCCCGAGCTGATCTTCGCCGCGCTGATCGCCCTGCTGCTCGGGTCGATTCTGTGGTACACGCATCATGTCGTCGGCGATTTGCGGCTCGAGGCTGCCCGATCGAGCCGTATCTACGCACGTATTTACCACGCGCTCGGAGACACGACCGAGGGCGCCGGAACGCAGGCACTGCTTGGGCTCTCGCGCAGCATCGTCGAGCAGGGCGTTCCCGTCATCGTCACGGACACGGCGGGTAATCCCACCGCAGCGGCGAATCTCCCATTCGAGGCGACCGACGTCACGCGCGACGCGCGCGTCCGCGCCTACGTCCGCCGGCTCGATGGCGAGAACGCGCCCATCGTCGATCCGATGGTCGGGCAAATTCACTTCGGTAACACGCCACTGGTCGAGGGACTTCGAATCATTCCCGTGCTGCAGGTCGCGACGGCGGCAATTCTCCTCATCCTCGGTTTCTATGTGATTCGCGTTCGCGGGAACGTGGCGCGCGAGCGGATCTGGGCAGGAATGGCGCGCGAGTCGGCGCATCAACTTGGAACGCCGCTCTCCAGTCTGGCCGGCTGGATCGAATTGTTGGAGGAGCGCGTCGAGGAGCCGTCGACGGCGGCTGCCGCGGGCCACATGCGCGCTGATCTCGAGCGACTGGATCGTGTCGCGCATCGCTTCGAGCGAATAGGCCGCGATCCGAAATGTGAGGCCGTCGATGTCGCCGTTCTCGTCGATCGTGTTGCCTCGTACTTTCGGGCGCGCGTGCCGACGCTCGCCAATACCATCACCATCGATGTCACGCACGATGGCGCGAACGCAGCGATCAGCGGCGATCCGGTTCTGCTCGAGTGGGCGCTAGAAGTGCTGACGAAAAACGCGATCGACGCGCTCGCGGGCCGCGGCGGACGCATTCGCATGTCGACGGCGCGCCAATCCGACGGCAGCGTGCGCATTCGCGTCGCGGACGATGGCCCGGGCATTCCCGCAAGCCTCCGCGCCGCGGTATTCGAGCCGGGATTCTCGACGAAGCAGAGCGGTTGGGGAATCGGACTCTCGCTCGCAAGGCGCATTGTCGAAGAGAATCATCGCGGGAAATTGGTTCTCGCCGCGGCCGACGCCGGTGCTACGTTCGACGTTATACTTCGATGA
- a CDS encoding sugar phosphate nucleotidyltransferase, whose translation MAGGVGSRFWPLSTPSRPKQLLPLVSGEPLLVEAVARLRPIAPASKTLILTNASLVPAIGEMLPDVPRENLIAEPRPSGTAAALTWAALQIRDRAGGGENAIMLSVHADWAVGDAEGFRDTLRRAAAAAARHESLVTVGVVPSRPDPGFGYIQPNGEIEPGVRRVERFIEKPDRERAEQMCREGYLWNSGIFVWRVGDFLNEVRRHTPEIAAALAAHGNDAAAFFRAVTPISVDVGVLERSARVMVMPGDFGWDDVGTWGALRRVRTHDHDDNATSGDVIAVASRGNVVHAEDGQVVLYGVSDLVVVVRDGLVLVTTVDRSSDLKTLIDALPAPVRELA comes from the coding sequence TTGGCTGGAGGCGTTGGTTCGCGCTTCTGGCCACTGAGCACGCCGAGCCGGCCGAAGCAACTCCTCCCGCTCGTCAGCGGCGAGCCGCTCCTCGTAGAGGCCGTCGCTCGTTTGCGTCCCATCGCGCCTGCGTCGAAAACGCTCATTCTCACCAATGCGTCGCTCGTTCCCGCAATCGGCGAGATGCTACCCGACGTGCCGCGAGAAAATCTCATCGCCGAGCCCCGGCCAAGTGGAACGGCAGCGGCGCTGACCTGGGCAGCGCTGCAAATTCGCGATCGCGCCGGCGGTGGCGAGAATGCGATCATGCTCTCGGTGCACGCCGATTGGGCGGTTGGCGATGCCGAGGGCTTTCGGGACACGCTGCGCCGCGCGGCAGCCGCGGCCGCACGTCATGAGAGTTTGGTCACCGTCGGCGTCGTCCCGTCTCGCCCCGATCCGGGGTTCGGTTATATCCAGCCTAACGGCGAGATCGAGCCAGGCGTACGTCGGGTCGAGCGATTCATCGAGAAGCCCGATCGCGAGCGCGCGGAGCAGATGTGCCGCGAAGGATACCTCTGGAACTCGGGAATCTTCGTGTGGCGCGTTGGCGACTTCCTGAACGAAGTGCGACGGCACACGCCCGAGATCGCGGCCGCGCTCGCGGCGCACGGCAACGATGCGGCTGCCTTCTTCCGAGCGGTCACGCCGATCTCGGTCGACGTGGGCGTGCTCGAGCGCAGTGCGCGAGTGATGGTGATGCCAGGCGATTTCGGGTGGGACGACGTCGGAACGTGGGGCGCGCTTCGGCGTGTGCGCACGCACGACCACGACGACAATGCGACGAGCGGAGACGTCATCGCCGTCGCGTCGCGCGGTAACGTGGTGCACGCCGAGGACGGTCAGGTCGTACTCTACGGCGTGTCCGACCTCGTCGTCGTCGTCCGCGACGGCCTCGTGCTCGTGACGACGGTGGATCGCTCGAGTGATCTGAAAACGCTCATCGACGCGCTGCCGGCACCGGTCCGCGAGCTCGCATGA
- the serS gene encoding serine--tRNA ligase, with the protein MHDTRALREQVDLLRDAMRRRGADDGMLELIDRGEGLDRDRRTLIQAVEERKAARNSNSQEVARRKKAKESADDLITLGRDLGEEIARLEGELDGVEANLRAVLLELPNVTLPEVPAGGEECNRVVGEWGTPRDSAGVRPHWEIGAALGLIDLERAAKISGSGFVCYRALGARLVRSLINFFIDLHGREHGYEEVWPPVLVNRATMTGTGQLPKFEDDAYAVKGDDLFLIPTAEVPVTNLYRDEILDADVLPKGFVAYTPCFRREAGSAGKDTRGILRTHEFDKVELVRYALPEDSANQLEILTRHAETALERLGIPHRRKLLAAGDTGFASAMTYDLEAWAPGVGAWLEVSSCSNFADFQARRANIRFRAAKGDKPRFVHTLNGSGLALPRTIACILEHHQNADGTVAVPEALRPYLGTDRIG; encoded by the coding sequence GTGCACGATACGCGGGCCCTGCGCGAGCAGGTCGACCTGCTGCGCGACGCAATGCGACGGCGCGGCGCAGATGATGGCATGCTCGAGCTCATCGATCGTGGCGAGGGCCTCGATCGCGACCGGCGCACGCTGATCCAGGCGGTCGAGGAGCGGAAGGCGGCTCGCAACAGCAATTCCCAGGAGGTCGCGCGCCGGAAGAAGGCGAAGGAATCTGCAGACGATCTCATTACACTTGGTCGTGACCTCGGTGAAGAGATTGCTCGACTGGAAGGCGAGCTCGATGGCGTCGAGGCGAATCTACGCGCTGTGCTCCTCGAGTTGCCTAACGTCACGCTGCCCGAGGTTCCCGCTGGCGGCGAGGAGTGCAACCGCGTCGTCGGCGAATGGGGAACTCCACGAGACTCCGCCGGCGTACGTCCGCACTGGGAGATCGGTGCGGCCCTCGGCCTCATCGACCTCGAGCGAGCCGCGAAGATCAGCGGCTCGGGCTTCGTGTGCTATCGCGCGTTAGGTGCTCGTCTTGTCCGCTCCTTGATCAACTTCTTCATCGATCTGCACGGACGCGAGCATGGCTACGAGGAAGTCTGGCCGCCGGTGCTCGTCAACCGCGCGACGATGACCGGCACGGGACAGCTCCCGAAGTTCGAGGACGATGCGTATGCCGTGAAAGGCGACGACCTCTTCCTCATTCCCACCGCAGAGGTTCCCGTCACGAATCTGTATCGCGACGAGATCCTCGACGCCGATGTCTTGCCGAAAGGCTTTGTCGCCTACACGCCGTGTTTTCGACGTGAGGCGGGATCGGCGGGGAAGGACACCCGCGGGATTCTCCGCACGCACGAATTCGACAAGGTCGAGCTCGTTCGCTACGCACTGCCGGAGGACTCCGCGAATCAACTCGAGATCCTGACTCGTCACGCGGAAACGGCGCTCGAGCGGTTAGGCATTCCGCATCGCCGTAAACTGCTCGCGGCAGGCGACACTGGTTTCGCGTCCGCGATGACCTACGACCTCGAGGCGTGGGCGCCCGGTGTCGGTGCCTGGCTCGAAGTGTCGTCGTGCAGCAACTTCGCCGACTTCCAGGCGCGGCGAGCCAATATTCGTTTCCGCGCCGCCAAAGGCGACAAGCCGCGCTTCGTGCACACGCTGAATGGGTCCGGGCTTGCGCTGCCACGAACGATCGCCTGCATCCTCGAGCATCATCAGAACGCCGACGGCACCGTTGCTGTCCCGGAGGCATTGAGGCCGTATCTAGGGACTGATCGGATCGGTTGA
- a CDS encoding MBL fold metallo-hydrolase, with product MKVWILGTGSNGNAVLVEGDGTRILIDAGFGVRALGKRLEATGVDPASIDACLLTHDHSDHVGGVARCVRRWGWAVFATAGTAQSPALADVSLTPLPVSTPMRIDGLEILALPVPHDALETVGFLATTLSTGARAAICYDVGHANEHVRTLCREVDILVLESNHDEGMLWAGPYPPWLCQRIAGRSGHLSNRDAGALARESVTARTAHVVLAHLSEQNNTPEMAHHAVRSALRGTSFKGKLSTAAQDSVAGPFLPRGRKFDDPRQYSLF from the coding sequence GTGAAGGTCTGGATTCTCGGTACTGGCAGCAACGGGAATGCGGTTCTCGTCGAGGGCGACGGAACTCGCATCTTGATCGATGCGGGGTTCGGCGTTCGCGCCCTGGGCAAACGACTCGAGGCGACCGGCGTCGATCCGGCATCGATCGATGCATGTTTGCTCACACACGATCACAGCGATCACGTAGGCGGCGTTGCACGCTGTGTGCGACGCTGGGGCTGGGCGGTCTTCGCGACCGCAGGCACGGCGCAATCGCCCGCGCTCGCCGATGTATCGCTGACGCCGTTGCCGGTGAGCACGCCGATGCGCATCGACGGTCTGGAGATACTGGCCCTGCCTGTCCCGCATGACGCTCTCGAGACGGTTGGTTTTCTCGCGACGACCTTATCGACTGGTGCACGCGCGGCGATTTGTTACGACGTCGGTCATGCCAATGAGCATGTTCGAACGTTGTGCCGTGAAGTCGATATCCTCGTCCTCGAGTCCAACCATGACGAGGGAATGCTGTGGGCTGGGCCGTATCCACCGTGGCTTTGCCAGCGAATTGCGGGTCGGTCGGGACACCTCAGCAACCGTGACGCGGGCGCACTCGCGCGCGAGAGCGTCACCGCACGAACGGCTCATGTCGTGCTCGCGCATTTGAGTGAACAGAACAACACGCCAGAAATGGCGCACCACGCGGTGCGATCTGCGCTTCGCGGAACGTCATTCAAGGGAAAGCTGTCGACCGCGGCGCAGGACAGCGTTGCCGGTCCGTTCCTGCCGCGTGGAAGGAAATTCGACGATCCGCGGCAGTATTCGCTGTTCTAG